The following proteins are encoded in a genomic region of Hymenobacter siberiensis:
- a CDS encoding cell division ATP-binding protein FtsE produces the protein MTENVIELHDATIMQEQQAVLQGVSFALEKGAFAYLVGRTGAGKSSLLKTLYADLPLQSGMGTVAGFSLPRLPASKVPYLRRKLGIVFQDFQLLSDRTVAENLMFVLNATGWKGKSQKQQRISDVLVRVGLSSAANRMPHRLSGGEQQRVVIARAMLNEPVLLLADEPTGNLDPDVSASIMQLFGEINNAGTSILMATHNFQLIEQYPHRVLTCKDGELLDSARRFS, from the coding sequence ATGACCGAAAACGTTATTGAGCTGCACGATGCCACGATAATGCAGGAGCAGCAGGCCGTGTTGCAGGGCGTGAGCTTTGCGCTGGAGAAAGGCGCATTTGCCTACCTCGTGGGCCGCACCGGCGCGGGCAAATCGTCGCTGCTGAAAACCCTGTATGCCGACCTGCCGCTGCAAAGCGGCATGGGCACCGTGGCGGGGTTTTCGCTGCCCAGGCTGCCGGCCAGCAAGGTGCCTTATCTGCGCCGCAAGCTGGGCATCGTATTTCAGGATTTCCAACTGCTGAGCGACCGCACGGTGGCCGAAAACCTGATGTTCGTGCTCAACGCGACGGGCTGGAAAGGCAAGTCGCAGAAGCAACAGCGCATTTCCGACGTGCTGGTGCGCGTGGGCCTGAGCAGCGCGGCCAACCGCATGCCGCACCGCCTTTCGGGTGGCGAGCAGCAGCGCGTGGTTATTGCCCGCGCCATGCTCAACGAGCCGGTTTTACTGCTGGCCGATGAGCCCACCGGCAACCTCGACCCAGACGTTTCGGCCAGCATCATGCAGCTGTTTGGCGAAATAAATAACGCGGGCACATCTATTTTGATGGCGACGCACAATTTTCAGTTAATTGAGCAATATCCGCACCGCGTACTGACGTGTAAGGACGGCGAATTACTGGATTCAGCCCGCCGTTTTAGCTGA
- a CDS encoding fructose-6-phosphate aldolase, with protein MYIIKVKGKAKIPDYIQLRDEAFVLIAYFRADRPLKDLHRYGLEGKETELAAVISGLEFGKLRPLNL; from the coding sequence ATGTACATCATCAAAGTAAAAGGCAAGGCTAAAATTCCCGACTATATCCAGCTGCGGGATGAGGCCTTTGTGCTCATTGCCTATTTCCGAGCCGACCGGCCGCTGAAAGACCTGCACCGTTACGGCCTCGAAGGCAAGGAAACAGAGCTGGCGGCGGTGATTTCAGGACTGGAATTCGGCAAATTGCGGCCATTGAATTTGTAA
- the fsa gene encoding fructose-6-phosphate aldolase has protein sequence MKFFIDTANLAEIREAVELGVLDGVTTNPSLMAKEGIRGIDNVMAHYRQICELVDGDVSAEVISTDFDGMVREGEELAELHPNIVVKVPMIKDGVKAIKYFADKGIKTNCTLIFTAGQALLAAKAGATYVSPFVGRLDDIGHDGLQLVEQIVQIFSNYGYPTEVLAASVRHVPHLIQCAEIGADVVTCPLNVIMALLNHPLTDKGLATFLADHKRVNS, from the coding sequence ATGAAATTCTTCATCGACACCGCCAATCTGGCCGAAATCCGCGAAGCCGTGGAGCTGGGCGTCCTCGACGGCGTGACCACCAATCCTTCGCTAATGGCCAAGGAAGGCATCCGCGGCATCGACAACGTGATGGCCCACTACCGCCAGATTTGCGAGCTGGTAGACGGCGACGTGTCGGCCGAAGTCATTTCCACCGACTTCGACGGCATGGTGCGCGAGGGCGAGGAGCTGGCCGAGCTCCACCCCAATATTGTGGTGAAAGTGCCGATGATTAAGGACGGTGTGAAAGCCATCAAATACTTCGCCGACAAAGGCATCAAAACCAACTGCACCCTTATTTTCACCGCCGGCCAGGCCCTGCTGGCCGCTAAAGCGGGCGCCACCTACGTCTCCCCTTTCGTGGGCCGCCTGGATGATATCGGCCACGACGGCTTGCAGCTGGTAGAGCAGATTGTGCAGATTTTCAGCAACTATGGCTACCCTACGGAAGTGCTGGCCGCCTCGGTGCGCCACGTACCGCACCTCATTCAGTGTGCCGAAATTGGGGCTGATGTGGTGACCTGCCCGCTCAACGTTATTATGGCGCTGCTAAACCACCCCCTTACCGACAAGGGCCTGGCCACGTTCCTGGCCGACCACAAACGCGTTAATTCGTAA